TGGATGTGTATGTTGATTCTTCTCTCGCCGAGAACAGTGAGATTGTATTCAATGCAGGATCTCACACGGAAGTGATTAGAATGTCCTTTGCCGATTTTTCGAGGCTGGTAAAACCGAAAATATTTTAAAAATAGAATGAGGATGTGGATGAAATTTCGCCGATGGCAGATTTTTCTGGGATTGTCGCTCGTTGCGCTGTCGGCGTTCCTCTATATCATAGAATACCTGATTTTTGGCAACGTCGGCTCTATTGCCTTTTACTTCTTCCAGGATCTGGCCTTTGTTCCCATCGAAGTACTGCTGGTGACTCTTATTATCAACAACCTCCTGGAACGTCGGGGAAAGCGTCTTCTTCTTAAAAAACTCAATATGGTTATTGGCGCTTTTTTCAGCGAAGTGGGAACCGGCCTTCTCAAAATATTTCTCGATTTTATTCCCCGGCCTGAAGAAATCGGCAAAGATTTAAGAGTGAACGGAAGCTGGACTCACCATAATTTTGAAACAGCAAGCAATCGCCTGAGAAAAATGAATTACTCCATCGAGAGCAAAAGAGGCGATCTCGTTTCGTTAAAATGCTTTCTGGTTGAAAAAAGGATATTCCTTCTTCGCCTTCTGGAAAATCCCAACCTCCTGGAGCATGATTCTTTTACCGAGCTTCTCTGGGCGGTATTCCACCTCGCCGACGAACTGGATCACCGTGAGAACCTGAAAGACCTTCCTGGCCCTGATTTCGACCACCTCTCCAACGACATGAAAAGAGCCTGCACTCTGGTCATTATCGAGTGGCTGGCCTACATGTACCATTTGAAAAATGATTATCCATACCTATTCAGCCTTGCGTTGCGCAATAACCCATTCGATCCCGATGCCACGGTTATTTTTCGATGAATCGCAAGCACACTCCCGTATCATCGGGGCAGGAACTGAAAAAAGGGCAAAAAAAACAGCATATATGGTCCTGTCCGGGAGGGAAGAGACAGTAGTCGCCTCCGACGCAACGGTTTCCCTGAAACAGATACGGGCAGGAATGCGCCAGGTAGAGCGCCCTGGTCAATTGGGGGAATGACGATTCATATGCCATGAAACATAGTTTATAAAAAAATTGATGTTTTGAAATCTTTGATTTATTCTCTCGCAAAGTTCGCAAAATCAATAACGAAAGGAAATAGCTGAAAATTGGAATGCATCACGGATAATTTATGACATCTGAATAATTTTACCATAGTGCGGGAAAATACAATAAAAATTATTGAAACAAGTATTTTTTCTTTGCGAACTTTGCGAACTTCGCGAGAAAAAGTATTTAAAAGTTTTCGTTTTGTCTACTTTTTTTGCTCACATCATATTACCACGGAAAGGTTACATGAAAAAGAGATTCGCCATAGTCGGCTGCGGCAATATCGCCAAAAAACATGTGCAAGTCATTGAAAATCATCTGGAGAACGCGGAAATCGTTGCATTCCAGGACATCATTCCCCAAAGAGCCCGCGCTTTTGCCGAAAAACACAATGCCCGCGCCTATTCCTCAGTGGATGCGATGATGGATGACAGGGGAGACAGCATCGATATCATCAACATTCTTACCCCCAGCGGTGACCACTATAAAAAGGTTTTGGAACTGGTGCGATACGGCAAACCCCTGGTTGTGGAGAAACCGATCGCTCTCCGTCTCGACGAAGCCGATCAGATCATCCAGGAATGCGACAGATATGGAGTCAGACTGTTCGTGGTGCACCAGAACCGTTACAATCTTCCCATTATCAAAGCCCGCGAGGCGCTGGAGCAGGGAAGGTTTGGAAAAATGGTGCTGGGTACTGTCCGGGTACGGTGGAAACGCGACCAGGCCTACTATGACTCGGCCGCCTGGCGGGGCACCTGGACGTATGACGGGGGGGTATTGACCAACCAGGCGAGCCACCACATAGATATGCTTACGTGGTTTATGGGGAGTGTTGAAAGCGTACAGGCCATGATCTCCACCCGTCTGGTCACAATCGAATGCGAAGATACAGGGGCCGCCCTCTTCCGGTTCGAAAGCGGCGCCCTCGGTATTATCGAGGCTACCACCGCTGCCCGTCCGAAAGACCTGGAAGGCTCCATCAGCATTCTTGGGGAAAAGGGAAGCGTGGTCATCGGGGGTTTTTACATGAACAAGCTGGAAACCTGGGAATTCACAGACCATCAGCCTATAGACGATGTAATATTTGAAAAATACGGTACAAACCCTGATATTCCCGGATACAATCTCGGAGAATACCTGAAAGGGGTCATCAGTGCGCTGGAAACCCGTAAGGCCGCCCTGGTCGACGGTATCGAGGCCCGTAAATCACTTGAACTGATCAGCGCCATGTATGAATCGGTGGAGACCGGCCGCGAGGTGAATTTAAGGTTTAAACCCAAACAGTGCCGTCTCGGAATTGGATAGGGGGGAAAGGGCTTCAGAAATATTGCTTATTGGAATAGATGCCGAAACAAGTTCGGCATGACACGGTGCATACTACATGAAGAAACCAGCCGTCACCCTGAACTTGTTTCAGGGTCTATGGAACCAAAAAGATGTCTATTTATTTTACTATAAGTCCTTCTTCGGGGATACACGAGACTGTTTTCCAACCAAACTATTTTTAAAGAGAGAAATAATGAATATCCCTTTGGTCGATTTAAAAGCTCAATATCTCGGCATTCGGAAAGAAATGGACTCTGCCATCTCGGAGGTTCTGTCCTCGACAGCTTTCATCGGCGGCAGGTTCGTAGAAAATTTTGAGAAGGCTTTTGCCGGCTATTGCCAAACGAAACACTGCGTAGGGGTCGGGAACGGCACTGACGCTCTGTTCATTGCTCTCAAAGCCCTTGGAGTCGGCCACGGGGATGAGGTCATTACCGTTGCAAACAGCTTTATTGCAACTTCGGAAGCGGTTTCCATGACCGGAGCCAAGGTTGTATTCGTAGATATAAATCCACGGACTTATAACATAGATGTGAACAAAATCGAAGAAAAGATTACAAGCCATACCAGAGCTATTCTACCGGTTCACCTCTACGGGCAGCCGGCGGATATGGATCCTATTCTGTCTCTTGCTAACAAGCACGGTCTGAAAGTGGTCGGGGATGCGGCTCAGGCGCACGGCGCCATGTATAAAGGCCGTCCCATCGCCTCCTGCGCCGATCTGACCTGTTTCAGCTTCTATCCGGGGAAAAACCTGGGCGCGTACGGCGATGCCGGAGCTGTGGCCACGAACGACGACGCTTTGGCGGACCGGGTACGCATGATCGCCAATCATGGGCGGCTCGACAAATACAATCATCTGCTTGAGGGTGTGAACAGCCGCCTGGACGGTATCCAGGCCGCCGTACTATGCACCAAGCTTCCGCATCTGGTGGACTGGACCGAAAGCCGCCGCCGGAATGCCTCTACCTACAACCGTTGCCTTAAGGGGCTTCAGGTGGTCACTCCGCAGGAGATAGACGATGTCCGCGCGGTATATCACCTGTTTGTAGTGAGGATCGATTCCAAGGTGCGTCGGCCTCTTCAGGATTTTCTCAAAGAACGGGGAATCTCCACAGGCATTCACTACCCCATCGCGCTGCCGTATCTGAAAGCTTATGGTTATCTGAATCTCAGCGAGCAGGATTTTCCCGAAGCTTTGAAAGCGTCCGGCGAGATCCTTTCCCTGCCGATGTATCCGGAACTGGAGGAATCTCAGATAGCGTATATCGGGGAAAGCATGAGAGCATTCGGGCTGTAAGAAAGGGAAACTTTGAGGTACGTGGTTCTATTCCCTTTTAAAATCCTGTTAATCTTGTAAATCCTGTCTAATAAGATAGACTCCGAAACGAGTTATCGTCGATCGAGGGTATCGAGCATATCCTCACGGATTTTCCTCTGGGTAAGCCCGGTTTGATGCAGGGCAAAAAAACCCGCCAGAAGGAGTGGTGCGGTGAGCAGTACGAAAACCACCACCGAAAATCCGGCCGCCGTGGTTTTATCCACCCCGAACAGGGAGAGCCCCAGGACAGTAAAGAACTGGTAGGTACCCACATTGGATGGAGCATTGGGCAGCATGGTCCCGAGATGTACTATCAGGAACACCACTGCTCCTGCCCAGAATGTAAGATGAAGCCCGCAGGCCGCCATGACCATCCAGAACGCCAGCGTCTGGGTGATGAGGAGGAGAAGGGAAACCAGGAGCGCCCCGAAAAAAGCGCCGGAAAATCCTATTCCATGGAGACCGTCTAGCAGGCGGTGGAAAAGCTGGTTTGCCTTATTCCAGAGTTTTTCAATAAACGAAGCGGCGGCATGGTGTCGATGGGGGGTTTTTCTTTCCCGGAAAACAACGAAAGCGAACAGCCCGGCTGCGGCAACTACAAAGATTACAAGCACAAAGACCGCATCCAGGAGCGCCGGAGGAAGTGGAACCAGAAA
The window above is part of the Candidatus Latescibacter sp. genome. Proteins encoded here:
- a CDS encoding lysylphosphatidylglycerol synthase transmembrane domain-containing protein — its product is MDHPTMENRSGTPSRPRIPGYFIAIFRYLIVVGCLLWVFYDIRPERLPATLSIHNWLWIPPAVFFQLSSFGLQGIRWKFLLYPLGRLSWLRTTQAVYAGQFANGMFPMRIGELVRVYLVSRWLAADFVAVIPSISMEFLFDCLWLAIAIGTAAFLVPLPPALLDAVFVLVIFVVAAAGLFAFVVFRERKTPHRHHAAASFIEKLWNKANQLFHRLLDGLHGIGFSGAFFGALLVSLLLLITQTLAFWMVMAACGLHLTFWAGAVVFLIVHLGTMLPNAPSNVGTYQFFTVLGLSLFGVDKTTAAGFSVVVFVLLTAPLLLAGFFALHQTGLTQRKIREDMLDTLDRR
- a CDS encoding Gfo/Idh/MocA family oxidoreductase, coding for MKKRFAIVGCGNIAKKHVQVIENHLENAEIVAFQDIIPQRARAFAEKHNARAYSSVDAMMDDRGDSIDIINILTPSGDHYKKVLELVRYGKPLVVEKPIALRLDEADQIIQECDRYGVRLFVVHQNRYNLPIIKAREALEQGRFGKMVLGTVRVRWKRDQAYYDSAAWRGTWTYDGGVLTNQASHHIDMLTWFMGSVESVQAMISTRLVTIECEDTGAALFRFESGALGIIEATTAARPKDLEGSISILGEKGSVVIGGFYMNKLETWEFTDHQPIDDVIFEKYGTNPDIPGYNLGEYLKGVISALETRKAALVDGIEARKSLELISAMYESVETGREVNLRFKPKQCRLGIG
- a CDS encoding DegT/DnrJ/EryC1/StrS family aminotransferase; this translates as MNIPLVDLKAQYLGIRKEMDSAISEVLSSTAFIGGRFVENFEKAFAGYCQTKHCVGVGNGTDALFIALKALGVGHGDEVITVANSFIATSEAVSMTGAKVVFVDINPRTYNIDVNKIEEKITSHTRAILPVHLYGQPADMDPILSLANKHGLKVVGDAAQAHGAMYKGRPIASCADLTCFSFYPGKNLGAYGDAGAVATNDDALADRVRMIANHGRLDKYNHLLEGVNSRLDGIQAAVLCTKLPHLVDWTESRRRNASTYNRCLKGLQVVTPQEIDDVRAVYHLFVVRIDSKVRRPLQDFLKERGISTGIHYPIALPYLKAYGYLNLSEQDFPEALKASGEILSLPMYPELEESQIAYIGESMRAFGL